The following are from one region of the Acidobacteriota bacterium genome:
- a CDS encoding DUF1929 domain-containing protein gives MAVRHIYLKIESIPDYSPVCPDPTFAPPIRYGRDCMRNMGHDDGTIPTAEINARTVSVLVYREYLDPAYLVPKPDKIVLADINEPPYHRRVPGTVIYTRPGDRLKIHVVNADSAPHSFHLHGLQYGIDSDGSWPFGTQSSDGRRSDEICPGQHWTYTFDVTDKMLGAWPFHDHFQNIGANVNRGLLGGLIVLPKDDCDPPPRMKLPPEVEELLRDLRKHLPPEPEDHVARMPAENAGMAMNMPMPMPGGGGHEGGGHNPLPMRPVEFEGRQIDWEEYLHLPGIHPCPDPKKPLHVPLFLHAMQGASGVPAFDSGPIPFNGTFEATFGTEGTFDYHCNIHTQMQATVTVAMGEPMLATVNIDDSNPLDMKFVPNNAKVGPGGKVQWNNGNNNVHTVTEDGGGLPSFCLNGRSFVGNTPTVLAEAGQKIRWYVFNLDLGMMWHNFHTHGQRWHFAGEAYDGRSLGPAESFVVETTAPPVLLLPADIAKAQDPEHRPKHAKKYHVRGDFLVHCHVEMHMMAGLAGLVRSRQTLWLTPEQAKRLSHETGLPLDHGDNNCPAIDPNHCESLDCGKWEEVAGSPSVTFMHACLLPKTEKVLYWGYGDARDDISRIWDYSTPAGAFSAPANQPFNVTSPPNDRGLANLWSAEHAFLDTPQGTLLIHGGFTPRESYLFDPPSLMWSRVAPTAEQRFYSTSLTLANGKVLTILGGTPTQIVARSIEIYEPGTGTWDPAIALPPTFDYLYYPWTYVMPNGELFIAGPRGITRRFDPLAPVDDSAKTWPTIAGNRSSSGEKGTSVLLPLLPPDYKPRVLIAGGDILPNAPQSSEMIDLSDAVPAWKALPNLNQPRAHQVNTVLMPDSRVFLAGGIPNTGGPAEILDTKNLAAGWVPCAVMKYSRGYHSTAILLADGSILMGGDQDINGGWKSGETTPHERYFPWYYFRARPVITNSPASVTHGAVFTVNTPSATSIAEVLLIRPGAVTHGFNQSQRVIGCEITGRGATSVQVKAPPNGNIAAPGHYLLFVVDTARVPSVAAWIRVTP, from the coding sequence ATGGCAGTCCGACATATTTACCTGAAAATCGAATCGATACCTGACTACTCTCCTGTTTGTCCCGATCCCACCTTTGCTCCTCCTATTCGCTATGGGCGCGACTGCATGCGCAACATGGGACATGACGATGGGACGATTCCGACGGCGGAGATCAATGCGCGAACTGTGTCGGTGCTGGTTTACCGCGAGTATCTTGATCCGGCATACCTGGTGCCAAAACCTGACAAGATTGTCCTGGCTGACATCAACGAGCCTCCGTATCACCGCCGTGTACCGGGCACGGTGATCTACACGCGGCCTGGGGACCGCCTCAAGATTCATGTGGTAAACGCCGACAGCGCCCCGCACAGCTTCCATCTGCATGGCTTGCAATACGGCATCGACTCGGACGGGTCGTGGCCGTTTGGTACGCAGTCCAGCGATGGCCGCCGGTCAGACGAGATCTGCCCCGGCCAGCACTGGACTTACACTTTTGACGTGACTGATAAGATGCTCGGCGCCTGGCCGTTCCACGACCATTTCCAGAATATCGGCGCGAATGTGAATCGGGGATTGCTCGGCGGTCTAATCGTGCTGCCGAAGGACGATTGCGACCCTCCCCCGCGGATGAAGCTTCCGCCCGAAGTGGAAGAACTGTTGCGCGATCTGCGCAAGCATCTGCCACCGGAGCCGGAGGACCACGTCGCCCGGATGCCCGCCGAGAACGCTGGCATGGCAATGAATATGCCGATGCCCATGCCCGGAGGTGGCGGCCACGAAGGTGGAGGCCACAACCCCTTACCCATGCGGCCGGTGGAGTTTGAGGGCAGGCAAATCGATTGGGAGGAGTACTTGCATCTTCCCGGGATACACCCGTGTCCTGATCCGAAAAAACCGTTGCATGTTCCGCTGTTCTTGCACGCCATGCAAGGAGCGAGCGGGGTTCCGGCGTTCGACAGCGGGCCTATCCCATTCAATGGCACCTTTGAAGCGACATTCGGCACCGAAGGGACATTCGACTATCACTGCAACATTCACACCCAGATGCAGGCGACGGTTACGGTCGCCATGGGAGAGCCTATGCTGGCCACAGTGAATATTGACGACTCGAACCCGCTGGACATGAAGTTTGTTCCCAACAACGCCAAGGTTGGTCCTGGTGGAAAGGTTCAGTGGAACAACGGCAACAATAATGTCCATACGGTTACCGAAGATGGTGGGGGACTGCCGTCATTCTGTCTGAATGGCCGGTCCTTTGTTGGGAATACCCCGACCGTCCTGGCAGAGGCGGGGCAGAAGATTCGTTGGTACGTTTTCAATTTGGACTTGGGCATGATGTGGCATAACTTCCATACGCATGGGCAGCGCTGGCATTTTGCCGGCGAAGCCTATGATGGACGCAGTCTTGGTCCGGCCGAATCCTTCGTGGTTGAGACCACCGCCCCGCCGGTGTTGCTGTTACCCGCGGACATCGCCAAGGCTCAAGATCCGGAACACCGGCCCAAACACGCGAAGAAATATCACGTGCGCGGAGACTTTCTCGTGCACTGCCACGTGGAGATGCACATGATGGCCGGTCTCGCCGGCTTGGTGCGATCGCGGCAGACACTGTGGCTCACTCCCGAACAGGCAAAGCGCCTGTCTCATGAAACCGGCCTTCCATTGGATCATGGGGATAACAACTGTCCTGCGATCGACCCCAATCACTGCGAGAGCCTGGACTGCGGCAAGTGGGAAGAGGTCGCTGGAAGCCCTTCTGTGACTTTCATGCACGCTTGTCTGCTTCCAAAAACGGAAAAGGTTTTGTACTGGGGCTACGGGGACGCGCGCGACGACATCAGCCGGATTTGGGACTACTCAACTCCCGCAGGCGCCTTCTCCGCTCCGGCCAACCAGCCTTTCAACGTAACATCTCCACCAAACGATCGCGGATTGGCGAACCTGTGGTCAGCCGAGCATGCGTTCCTGGATACTCCGCAAGGGACACTGCTCATTCATGGCGGCTTCACACCGCGCGAGTCGTACTTGTTCGATCCTCCTTCTTTAATGTGGTCGAGAGTTGCGCCCACGGCGGAACAGCGCTTCTACTCAACCAGTCTGACGCTGGCCAACGGCAAAGTGCTCACCATCCTAGGCGGCACACCGACACAAATTGTCGCGAGATCGATTGAGATCTACGAGCCTGGCACCGGCACATGGGATCCGGCGATTGCATTGCCTCCCACGTTTGACTACCTGTACTATCCCTGGACCTATGTGATGCCCAATGGTGAATTGTTCATCGCTGGGCCACGCGGAATCACTCGGCGCTTTGATCCGCTGGCGCCGGTGGATGATTCTGCCAAGACATGGCCGACCATCGCCGGCAACCGCAGCAGCAGCGGCGAAAAGGGAACGTCGGTGCTCTTGCCATTGCTGCCGCCGGACTACAAACCTCGCGTGCTGATTGCTGGCGGAGATATTTTGCCGAACGCACCGCAGTCCTCAGAAATGATCGATCTCTCCGATGCCGTACCTGCCTGGAAGGCGCTGCCCAATCTGAATCAGCCTCGCGCCCACCAGGTGAACACGGTCCTGATGCCGGATTCACGGGTGTTTCTAGCTGGCGGCATTCCCAACACCGGCGGGCCGGCGGAGATCCTCGACACCAAGAATCTGGCTGCGGGATGGGTGCCCTGCGCGGTGATGAAATACTCGCGCGGTTACCACTCCACCGCGATCCTCCTCGCCGATGGCAGCATTCTGATGGGCGGCGATCAGGACATCAATGGTGGATGGAAGTCGGGCGAGACCACACCACACGAACGCTACTTCCCCTGGTATTACTTCCGGGCGCGGCCGGTTATCACAAACTCGCCCGCCAGTGTGACTCACGGTGCCGTCTTCACGGTGAACACGCCCAGCGCTACTTCCATCGCTGAAGTCCTGCTCATCCGCCCAGGCGCTGTGACGCACGGCTTTAACCAGTCGCAGCGCGTGATCGGCTGTGAAATCACCGGACGCGGAGCGACCTCAGTTCAAGTCAAGGCGCCGCCCAACGGAAACATTGCGGCTCCGGGGCATTACCTGCTGTTCGTCGTGGACACGGCACGGGTGCCGAGTGTCGCTGCATGGATACGCGTAACGCCGTAA